Genomic DNA from Eleutherodactylus coqui strain aEleCoq1 chromosome 8, aEleCoq1.hap1, whole genome shotgun sequence:
GCATTGActgaaaatttgtaaaaaaaaaaaaaaaaaatatccaaaaatttCTGAGGGTCCGACCCCCAGGACACAGCCTGATCAGCAGAATGAAGTGAATGGGCCCGAGCTGCAGAACCAGGTACAGCAAAATATACTGACAAGCTGCTACCCAACGGATTTCAATGAACACCATGTATCTTGCTTCCAGGTTCCTCCATCGTTTACAGATAATTGCTGGGGGCGCAGCAATAGAACACCATGTGATTAGCTTATTTTGGGGGAGGGATTTTCAGATTATCGAAAATGAACAAACTCTTCTTACAAGATCtactcaaaaagaaaaaaaaaaaaaaaaagacacaaatgtACTCAAGACACAAAGCCACTAGAGCCAGAGAATACAGATATGAAAGTAAAACATGTGTAAGACCATCTATGTCTGCTCATACAGCAAATGTTCCATTTATCATCACTCACCTCAAGGGACAATGTTCCTCTTACAGCTACCAAGATGGTTTCTGTTTTGTGGTCAAGTGCAACAAAAAATGGGATTTCATAGATCTATAACAAAAGAAAACCTATTAAAACCGCCCCAGAGATTCATTTTACTCCCTGCTGGGACTGAGGGTCATTGTCTCACCCGGTTATGAAAAGAGATGTGGATGAAGTCCCGATACTGCAGCCCTGTCGTTTGCAGAATGGAGCCAAAATGGCAATTCAGGTGATCACCACCCACAATATCATGCTGGGCTCTTCGGTTTTGGCAGCTAGAAAAGAAAAAGGATACGACTCATATCTACGTGATAATACAATGGAATGGAGAGTCCATCACTCAGCCCGAGAGTCCCGCTTCCCCTCTCGCTCTCTCTAGAagttctggcagcatttacaccgcCCAGGTACATGTATAAAGTGAAACGAATACGAAAAATCTCTCTGAAGTCAGAGTGTCCTCACCGATTGGAAAATAATCAACATTTCATTACATACAAAGATCACTCCTCACAATCCCAAAATCACAGCTAACACAAGACACCCACCATTCTCCACACAATTTGCATAGTCCAGTGAGGGggttactgtatacatagaggggCCATCCATAGGCAGCAGCTGCAAACTGCATGTAGTGAGCAGCTTTATCCAACTCCACGTCCAGATCGTCTACCTAAAAGAGAAAAAGGAGGCAGTGTTCTAGGGAGATCAGCTTCTTCTCAGGGTCAAGTGACCTCTTCTAACATAGAAAGATTGGATAGCCCTCACCAAAGGCCATTTTCAATTAAATTAACTATTTATGGGGGCTCAGCTGATGAAGTGGTGGTCACGCATACACACTACTATGGAGATAGAGTGATTATATTCAGCCATCATCGGCAGTTTCACGGAAATGATTAGAGCGGTAGTGCGTATATGTAACCATTGACCAATTAATTCTAGGATATTCAAGACCCCCTGAATGTTTTATGACCAGGTGAAGGCAAGACTGATGGGACCCCCTCTGCTCAGATACTTATAACCTATCCTGTTGACAGGTAATAGTTCATTTCatgggacaattcctttaaaggggttgtctagcctttttccaactgatgacctatcctctgatgGGGGTTGGCGGCTCGGGGTACCCATCAATCAGCAGTGACAGTGGGCCGGACTGTGTCATCAATGGACCGAGGAGAAAGTGGAagcgctggcttcactcccaattAAATTAATGGGAGTGCTGCGCTGCTATAGGTCAGCTGTTGAAAATAAGgctagacaaccactttaaacctTTATCAGGACTAACCCCAGAATGTGACGGTGACTGGGACACCACTTCATCTGGATCCCGGCTGAGGTCCActttgtcctgttcctgatgaAGGAGAGTCAGTCCTGCAGCTATATCACTGGGAACCAAGTCCGTGTCCTGGAAGAGAAATATACTAATCTGGAGCCGTAGACCAAAGTTCTAATTTCACTAATAGAATTAAAAAAGGTGTTGTCTGACTTCAAATAGTTTAATAGCCTCTCCTTGTCTTAAAATAACAAACCAGTTTATACTCCTATCAAAGTGAAGACCTGGAGTGgtgatgtttacagactgtttgggatgtcacaggctgctgcagccaatttcagagctgctgcagcctgtaaacattaaaTCAGAGGAGAGGCCCAGAGCAGCGGCGCTGGACACTACGGGGAGCCAGGAGAGGAGAGTTTAAGATGGTTTCTATTTTTTAAGACATGAGGAGCCTATTGAGACCATAGCTGAATAAGTCAAGCAACTTCTTAAATGGGCTGAGAGAGCGCTGCATGACCAAGAGAATCAGAGCAGCGCTTGAGACCTTCAAGTATAACTTGTATAGGTAAATCTCTTTGTATATAGATGATCTAGACATTAGATCATATGTTATTTGACTTAAGCTTGTCCATATTTGGGAAGCAAAGAATGCAATATGCTCATGTCTGTGCCCTGCGTGGTACATGAAGTGAAGGCAACGGCACCCAATAATGCATCTCATCATAAAGAAGCCTACATTTATAGGGGAAAAGCCCtcataacagattccctttacgtAAAAGCCATTTTACAATGAAACATTAagctacaacccccatcatataGAACAGCTTACAGCAAAGTAGCTTGTGAGGAGTTCTGCAATGCTAGAGAATGCCACCCTGTTGTCATTGTCCCGGCCTATGCAGCAGCAGAGCAGGCGGATGCGTGTCTCCCACACCCTAGTAGCCGTCTTCTTAAAGTTGTACATTAGCTGTTCGGACTGGCTGCTCTCCAGGTTGTGATCTTCGTCTCTCTCATAATATAACGCTTTCTTGTGGCCCAGCGGATCAAATACGAAGACGACCGCTATAGTGGTAAATAGCATGATGATCCAGCTGTAATAGAGATGGCAGGAGATGGGATCTGGCGTCTTGTCTGCCTTTTATTAGGTGTTCCAGTCTACTATGCACTTTGATGGTCTGGTCTACCTAATGATATCTACTAgaactgccgccccccccccccccccccaaatggtcTAGTCTACCTAATGATATCTACTAGAACTGCCGCCCCCCCCAAATGGTCTGGTCTACCTAATATCTACTAGCACTGCCCCTCCCCATACAAACATTCGAACTAATGCCACACAACATCCTACAGAAGAACGCCGCATGTACATTCACTACATAGATCATTTGAATGGGTGacctgtaatattactgtaggggaaAAGCTACATCTTTCTGCAGTGCTTTCTGAGAGCAGCATAGTGACAGTCACCCTGATTACAGTcggctgtgtatatctgtgcaATATTTTGGGAGAAACTTACTGATAAGATGTGACCGCACACAAACACAGgactacaagaagtagtcctCGACATGCATAAGCTGTAGGCTTTCCCCATCCAACCTCCAGCCTTTGGttgacagctgtctgcctattCCTGTGCAGAGAGCTGTCAaccattggctggagggcagggtggggtggctagctgcagctcatgaatgtgGAGGACTAGTTTTCTGCGTTGTTGCTATTAGTAAAGTGCACGTTTCCCCCGAACTACTGCAGAGATGGTCACCAGAGCCAGCCATCAGGTCTAACTTGTGTAGGCTGCTGTTAAGGGTTTCCACTGTGCTCATTATGTCCTCAATAAATTTGCGGGGGCGTCAAATCTCTGTTACGGTGGGTGTACTGTACCAGGCGACCATCTGCGTATCTGGTGGACATGTCCAAGTGTTCATGCTTTTTTGGAAGAAAGTCCTAAACTTGCTCAATGTGATATTTATCAGGCGGCTTCAGCcaagtccctttttttttttcctgctgggtGACAAATGTTTCTGATACCAAACTTTAAGGCTCAGAAAAACCCAATTTATAGCAATGGTTTCATATTAGGCCAATAAAAACCTCTGATCCTAACGAGGGAACACCGGATCTGCTACACCGCACTAGTTTGGCATCAGTCAGATAGCACTATCAGCCTTCATTCTATTTGGCTGGGAGTTTGGGGAGCGGGGTATTATACCCACTAGCTAGATCATTCTAAGAGATCAGAGACTGGTCAGCAATATAGAGTTCATCCACAGACCAATGAAGAAAACCACTCAAGCGGCCGCTACAAACTTCTAAGCGATTGCTGTATTATTTTTCATTACAACTACATTTTCTCCACATGGCCAACATCCTACCCACCTTCTAGTCGCAAAAACTAACTAGCGAGAATGGCAGTGATTTTCAAAACTGTTGTAGAAAGTAAAAGGCCCTTCCagataaaaaacacattttgcccatgcctccccttccccccacCTCACCTAATTACCCGTGACACTCTGAAGGTTTGCTCTGTGTACTCCAACcacttccatgtagtgcagccccctgtctgatgctcatcaggcaccatgttgatgctgagatttttttttacatttactttcaagtcaatcccatgatgcatcagcacagcattagctagaggctataccatttctgccttctgGGTGGAcattttaattatcattaccttctataaatcacctaaataagctacagactatagatatacagtcagaaggatgagctgtgagctcctctattataccagtctgacaggagctgtgtgatcatcatcatccGTAACTGTGAGaggagtgcctgtgtccccctctaggtaGTATCTGTGGTAGATGCATGTAATAGCATCATACAGGTTTATGTCTGAAGTTCATAGTCAATTAATCTGAAATGATCTGAGCTGATCAGAATTGAAATCCCATGACCCTCTGAGGAGGCGGCGGCtaggaaaggaataactaaccaagataacagGAGCTCACTTATGAATACTGAGGAGATAGCGGCATAATGAATGGAAAATATACATTTAAAACAATTCACCGAATTTTGTAAAAAAACTGAATTTCAGCTCTTACCTGGCAATAACAGTAAGCAGAATGACATGCACCAGTGTTTTGTCACACTTGACCCCATTGTCAGACACCCAGATTGCTCCCATAATGGCCCATGCACATTCTGGCAGATAAAGGGCCATGCGGATGTAAACCAGTTTGGGCATGCACTTCCTGGGCCCCGGGTTGGATATTGTACCTGCCAAAagataaaatgtgaaaaaacaaaattacaaaacaTAACCAATATACAGCAATGTGTCCAGGCTAGGGCCCTGCTAACTGTGGtccaactacaactcccaggatgCTTGTCAAGATGCCCTGAGAGCTGCAGTCTCACATATTGTCAGAGCTGCAAATGGCTAAACTACACCGACAATCACCATCTCAAAAGACCGAGTGATTGGATGGTGGTGACGATGACGACACATCCATTTTTGAAGCAAACTTTGTAGACACTGTCACGTCCACAAAACGGCTTTGTGTCTAGATAAAGATGCCTCCAAGACGCCACTGGGAGCCATTTCATCAAATGGGTGAGTTTACTAAAGGTTTAATCAGGGGGCCATGTACAGCCCGTTGGCTGCTTCATCATAGCGCAGCAGAAACTCAACAGAATGccacatcactagagatgagcgagcgtactcggaaaagcactactcgcttgagtaatttgctttatccgagtatcgctgtggtcgtccctgaagattcgggtgctggcacggagcggggagcagcaggggagagcggggagctgcaggggagagcggggaggaacggaggggagatctttctctccctctctcccgcccgctctcccctgcgactcacctgtcagccgcagcggcacccgaatcttcagggacgagcacagcgatactcggataaagcaaattactcgagcgagtagtgcttttccgagtacgctcgctcatctctacacatcacCCATGGGTCGGATTTGGAGACTGCAGAATGAAATGTGCACCATCCTAGTCAGACTGCAGCACTAAGATGAACATCCCAATGTGCAAATTGATGCATCATGTAGTAGCAGCTCCACAATCGGCGAAATGCTAAAGTATACGTACAGATACGGATGCTACAGTATGACCATTTCTTGAAGATCGGCTGAGGCAGGTTTGTGGACAAGCCATCTGCAGCCAAGGCCACCCCTCACACTATACCCTTATCATGAACACTTGCAGTGGGGTCTCTCCACAGCTACCTTGCAGTAGTGTTTATCGACTAATTGGGAGACTGTCTCCACAGCGCCAGTAATTGCCGAGAGAGGGTCGTGGTAATCCGGCTGATCCTTCCACCATTTTGGACCACCACATAGCTCGTCACCTTGAAGTCATGGTCTGAGGCGCCATCAGCTGATCACCTCTAGTACACATTAGGGGCACAGTGATGGCACACAGTTATGCTGATGAGGTACTTCAGTCCATTGCACTACTTTATCTTCAGGGAGTACACTATACCATTTTCCAGCAAAATAGCGTGCAGCCAAGCTGTCCAGCCGATTCCTTGGAATTGTTGAAAAGGGCAAaaaccagaagaaaaaaaaaaaaagtttgccagCCCACGGAAAATAAATCGTGTCATTTACGCtccatgattaatgctgtaaggaaaaaattaaataaaactgCAGAATTGATGGTTTCGCtccaagttttacaatacattacatgtgcccgacaatggtaccaataaaaactacagctcaacacacaaaaaacaagccctcatatggcgctCAAAATACTAAACGTTATGGCTTATGAacaggagatgaaaatccacaaaGGATCGTCATGTCCTTATGACCAAAATAgcccgtccttaaggggttaaagggcaatTAAAATTTCAGCAAATGTCTGATGATATGACGACCCGTCAGAAGATTTGATCAGTGTGGATCCGGGGGCAGAGACATCTATGGAGCCCATCCACACAGAATtggcactgaaatggagcacgctacgatttgttttccacacccAACGATCCGCCTGCTTTCATTTAGTTGCGGACGCCAATATTTCCCTATGGTCGCTTTGAATTGTGGATTTTCCGCGTGGGTGACCAGTGCAGatgctgcaaatcaaatccgggCCTAAGGCCTCCAGTCCATGGGCAGATTGGACTCCGTGGGCAGGAGCCATCAGTGGATTTCCACCCTGCCCGTGGAAGAGGGCATTATTTTACCAGTTCTAGATCTGTACAGGTCTTTTGCGccccggacggatcttctttctactGTACGGTGGATGTGTTCCGGCGCACCTTCACACGTGTGCAGTAggaggtttttttgtttgtttaactcctgcttttccgcggGATCCGTGGcacttctgcagtgtcagctgcagatcAGACAGCTTTCAGTGACTTCAGTGGAAGTAGTCAGTGAGGGATCCGCAGAAATActgagcatgcagcgatttgttttctggaccaaaaggtccgcaaaacaattcCACATGTTTAAATTATTTTGCAGGCGCCcgtgattccctatgggcggcttgatttatgGATCTCCCTCAAATCAAACCTGCCCATGCACATCAGGCCTAAGTCTTATGTGAAAGGTTCTAGTTTACTTACATGTACAAGCATGCTATATACTCCATTACAATTCTGCATGAAGCTATTCGCATATACGTGTTTTTTCCTATATCATCTCcagcaagaaataaaaaaattcttcagaggaggaggagacagaacTTGCAAAAGCGATCAGATTACATATAATCCTGAATGATTtcaggaggctccatagacatAAAGATACAGCGCTGTACTTTATCCTTTGTCCCTCCACCTTCCCATGCAGTAACTGTCGCTATCTGGGGAGGACCTTAGACATTGTCCATCCTTATCTTTTTGGTTCAGAAAGAAAACAAATGTGACATGTAACAGGCAGAGCAATAGGAGAGCAAGCAGGAGGGGTGAAAATGTTCTGCTCCCTACAGAACAGCGTTGGGTTTTCTCCTTCAGAGTATAATGCAAAGCAACACCGCTGCTCACTGCACCGTACTAAACCAACAAGGAAGAAACCCGTTAGAATGAGATGTGCCCACCTTGCATACTGACGTAGACGATTGCCGACATGGAGCAGATAATGGCGCCCAGCATGACAAGAAGTACGATGAAATAGCTCTGTAGTAAGGGGCCCCCGGCACAATCAAAGTGCCCCttatggatggagtagaggaccAACATCCCGACCCACCTGGAAAAGAAGAGAAAATACAGCGTGATCACGTGTGTTACAACATCCATTAATATGTTCGAAAATTCCttctataaggccgcctgcacacgagcggaaattccgcggcgggatcccccgcggaatttccgctgcgcGAAATATCGCACGGCAAAcagatcgtggcatgctctatttatgcacagaaatgtcactcacccgccgccggctccgttcTGTGCATGCACCGGCTGCGCGGCAAGCCGACACATCAAACAGCCGAAGCGGGCGGGCGCGGGCGAGTACACGCTGgctcctgcaggcgctcgggtcgggtcccgcagcaagaatcctcgccgctggatccgacccgcccgtctgcaggcggccttagggctccttcccacggacggatttctgcggcgtaatacgcggcgaaaatccactgcgttgcccgcagctattaggttctattgaacctaatagctcaatgctcacggtgtggaattccactgcggaattccgcaccgtgaaatcacccgaggcatgctctatttgccgcgggtgtacgcgcggccggcttccattgcagtcaatggaagccatccgtcacgctatcttccgctgtagcacagcggaaaatagcgtgaaaccgtttccccacccaccgccagccgtgtcatatgatgcggccggcgcatcacgcactctattgcgcatgcgcactgAAGCTTgatgcgggacggaagacgctggatccggaggtaagtattagggtctctggggggagcccgtcacggccgtgggaagccggccttaCTATATATGTTGTGCTAAAGTGTGGTACCCGCACGCTGTCTAGAAGTTTCATGGCAAGAACAGGCAGAGCACAAGGTTTTTATatggttaaggccgcctgcagacgagcgggtcggatccagcggcgaggattctcgccacgggacctgacccgagcacctgcagggaggagcgcgtacttacccgcgcccagcggcctcggctctttcatgtgcctgctgccgggcagccggcgcatgcgcagaccggagctggcggctgggtgagtgacatttctgtgcggggctcgcatgccgcggtttgtttgccgcgcgacatttcgcacaccgtctgcataggagtgcgtattgtaatgcactgctatgcaggctttcagtggcggaaatcccgcggccccctgcacacgagcgttccagaTTACGCTGGCGGATTTTCACACGCGGGAGACCTGCGTATtgcacctaaatgtgcttgcgggtAGGtgtggatgcgtgaaaaatcacgcgcggatatatgcGGCTGTGTTGCGAAAAACCCAGCAGCCGTCCCATATAGTAACCCAACAGCATAAAAACCACTAGGCTGGTGGCTGCGGTGACTAAGGGCAGTGGTGCGGctaaaatttgcctgtggagcttTGTGCTGTGTGCTGGACGCCTCCTACCACGCCTACTTCCTCCAATGTCATAGCAACCAATGTCTTCATCCGCAGCTGGACCGCGGATGTACTGTGTGAAAAAACGcgtccattcacttgtattggagtctccacgcacagaatccgacccaaattagaacatgctgtggttttttaaTAGCACGTGAAAATCCGCGATGCAAATCCGtctgtctggggacaactgcggatccccatagaagtatattggcCGCGGCCAGACAATGCGCTTGAAATAccgcggcggaaattccgctcgtgtgcaggcgccctcaCTTATACTTGCTGCAAAAGTTAGCAGTAAACGAAAATGTGCGGTGTCCATAAAGTTGATGGTCAGGTTTATGTTGGGTGAAATGCcctgaatctctcatggaattttattagttcttgttcggagtTGGTCCAGATGACTAGGATGTCATCAAAGTAGCGGAGGTAGGCCCGAAAGTCACTCTACGGTTTTGCGGTGAAATGTACCAAGCTTTTTCCTTCTTAGCAGTAGACCCCATGGTGGTCACCACACGAGATGTATAAAAGTACGGTTACAGGCCGCTTTAAAGAGACACAAACATTCAAGGTTTACCAATCCACGTTAACTTGCAGGTTTCGGATGCAGCGTTCTAGCTTACTGCCGGATTTTGATATAGATTTTCAAGCTCCCGTTGGTTTCAGCATAGAAATATATCCACGACTGAATGGATCTAGGACTTTGAGGCAAATACATGCGCAAAGTGGGGGACATCAAAGGACCTCGCTGCTCCCTCAAAAACATTAGAGCTTCAGTACAAAAAAAGTCTAAAGCTGCCCGTATACTCAACAACTTCAGACAGACAATCGTAGATCCGACAACAGTTCCCCCAGCTGCCCCATACACGAGTGTTCAGCTTGGCCGGACGTTCACGTGTTTGAGGAGGTAAGCCACTGACAGACCGCTCAGGCACCGGCTTGTTTCTTGGGAAACAAAAAGATTGAGGTCTGAAAATTCAACTTCCTCCATCTTTCTTTTCCCCCAATATCATTGGAAGAAAGTTGAGCTGCCCCCGTTAGAGAGTTGTCCAACAAGACTCCCTTATACCTTACACTATGTCCACATGTACCGGAAATGGAAATGCTGTGGACCTActtttaggccaccttcacacaagcatatgcgtatTATCGTGTGCAGCAAACCTGTGTGAACCACTTATTTTGCACAcactggtgtattttactgtactttttgcgccccaaggcatgttcatttgcatgccgCGAACAAAGACATACTGATtggaatggctaattagcctaataagTTCTTTTTCctacacagtgtttcacacatctccttgtgcTGTTGTGGCGAACCTGGGGCACGCATGCTGACAGCTGCTCACCCAGATAATGATACCAGCCGGGGTGCTTCGGCTCTCCGGACGGTAATAACGTAGCgcgctgatcctggtgcacactctggcgtcagtgtgtgcacccaggatcctcctcccctgacctctcctactTAACTCcgcaggagaggagaagagaggaagCTTTTCAGTAGCGCCAAAAAAAGGAGAAGTGGcactgactacaaggaggaggtaattGTATGGTTTGGGGgggctatcactactggggctactgtaaggttaatattgctactgagggggaCACCATTTCTAGtggggccactctgcacatggcagtatACCTCAAGATGACTTGGGGGTATGTTTACACTTGGCGGAATTgaggggagtgctgacagcaagaagcctacggaggaggtgaggggagcgctgcataacatgaaatcagctgcaggtacgcaactgatttccagtcaaaattcgCACAAATGGTACTCCAGAGTACCAgctaggcaaaaaaaacaaaaacaaacaaacatggcgTTCCTCCCTGTCTATTGACGTTGTGACAAGCTCCGtaccctgacgtgttggcactttgctataaataagtgggttttgggttgcagtttgggcactcggtctctaaaaggttcgccatcgctGTTCTAGTGTATTGCTCGCATCCCTATTGACTTTTATGGCGACTGAAGTGTGCAGAAAAAATACAGGCATGTGAATAAAcaggttgaaatcaatgggttttattctccgcatgcgcaaatacacccatgtgaagggtcCTTATGTTATGGTCAAGTTGCACTTTCCACGAGGAACAATATGACATAAATTGCCAACAGAATCCACGTCAGTGTGTAATGGCTGACCTTCACATACTGGCCTTTAATGTACAGTTGGACATACCTGGGATCCACAGGCAGATTAGCGTTAACCCAGGCGCGGGCCGCCCGCCCCCTGGCCCCACGCGCGCAGACTCACCTCTAGTGTCACTTTTTCTgggctggggattttaaattcccatgGTAAGTACAATGGCACAGAAATGAACACAAGGCGGAGTTCATGCAGATTACATGGCGGGATCAGAGTGAAGTTCACCCGTACTCACTGCAGTTCTCTTGGTACATACAAGAATAAAGCGGGCGCTCACCTACTGTTCCTGGAAACTCGTTAGCACATTTAGTTTTTTATGTAAGTGTAGGTCACAATTTTTTATTACATAAAGATTGTTGTAAAACATATAAACTGGCTTTATGATATAAACAATTGTGACCTACACTTACATAAAAAACTAAATGTGCTAACGAGTTTCCAGGAACAGTAGGTGTTCGCCCGGTCACTGGAGCACTTCTAAGCAGAAGTGTTTTTCTATTTTGAAGCAGAGACACAGAAAAAAAAGAGTTCCATAACGGTGCGTCCGCTCATGGCGCAAATGATGCCGACTTTCCACAGCTGAAAATTTAGGAgaaaaaatttgcaacatttgTGCATCAAAAACATAGTGGAGATCCAAACaactggtgcggattttgactcagaatccgctgcggatctgcagCCGATTACGTGCTGCTCCTCTCACCTCGCAATCAGTAGACCTCCCTCGGTGACCACTAGTCATCGCCTATCCCGTGGCTAGGGGAGTCAGGAATATGCTGATCCTGGGATTATTTAGATTCCATTTTAATTCTCTCAGCCATGCATGAACAGAGTTCTTCTGTCCTGGACAGAGAGCTGCAGTCCATGCTGAGGGCGAGTCCGGAAAGAGTCATGTTATTGTGCATCTGGGAGGAGGATAAACATTCATGTTGTATAATATGATGTAACTGTATATTTAAGTTACGTTTGCACACAATATGTTTGCTTTCTGTCTCATGACATAATACACTGGCTTCCTTCGGTCATGAGGACTAGAAAATAGACACATAGCCATTTTGTGCTAAGAGAGTAGAAAGGTTTTACATTCCGGAGCCAAGACAGAAGCCATTCAAACAAGTGAGGGGGTGCCCTACTTGTCGGTACAGTTTCCTGGAGAAAAGTTCCGTATCTTAGCACAGTTTGAAAGTGGGCTTCGCGGCTGCTGTTCTACAAGGCAGATGATGCTGCCTCCCAGTGATGTAAGGTGTAACCTTTATCCCTTGTATATAGAATGGTAATTATTCATCACGATGTTCAATTATCACTTAATTTGAATAAACTATTATTGTTgtagtagtaatactatatatgtgtttcttatatcagcctAGTTAAATGTATGTgtgttatacacacacatatacatatacacacacacacacacacacacaccagtatgAAAAAGATCCGgtcagggttgaaacgttgctgacgCTTAGGACCATGGACTTAATAAAGGTCACATGTTGATTATTTATCGCTGTGCGGAGTGCTGCCTTTACAATCTATCTTTCCTGGAATTGCATGGGATTTGGGATCCAGTCCCTCCTGAGGCGTGCACCAATTACCATATACGTATTTGGAAGTGTGGCGAGTGCTGTTGAGAGAAGTATAGTTTTGGaaattcaaatacatatattcatgcatgacgcttctcattataaccaatttggagcagatcagtgaaatcttctggaatatgatttattcccataacattgTTAAACCTTCCTTATTGTCTTGCTCTCTTTAAAGCTCTATCCAAACCAAactcttgctccttg
This window encodes:
- the DAGLB gene encoding diacylglycerol lipase-beta: MPGLQLFGRRWAIASDDLVFPGAFELLIRFIWWVGMLVLYSIHKGHFDCAGGPLLQSYFIVLLVMLGAIICSMSAIVYVSMQGTISNPGPRKCMPKLVYIRMALYLPECAWAIMGAIWVSDNGVKCDKTLVHVILLTVIASWIIMLFTTIAVVFVFDPLGHKKALYYERDEDHNLESSQSEQLMYNFKKTATRVWETRIRLLCCCIGRDNDNRVAFSSIAELLTSYFADTDLVPSDIAAGLTLLHQEQDKVDLSRDPDEVVSQSPSHSGVDDLDVELDKAAHYMQFAAAAYGWPLYVYSNPLTGLCKLCGECCQNRRAQHDIVGGDHLNCHFGSILQTTGLQYRDFIHISFHNRIYEIPFFVALDHKTETILVAVRGTLSLEDVLTDLSADCENLHTDGVDGDCFSHKGICQAACYIYRRLINDGILNQAFTVAPEYKLVIVGHSLGAGTAAVLAVQLRSSFPTLKCYAFSPPGGLFSKALADYSKSFIISIIVGKDLVPRLSLPNMDDLKNRILRMVVNCNRPKYQILLHGCWYELFGGSPDDFPTELDSRNMASLTQPLLAEQTIMVQKSSSYSTLTDGCPLDSPRYPHLFLPGKVIHITEDSRSGWLCLSDVKYRAQWSTEASFSSIYISPRMLTDHMPDIVLGALRSLCQERGGCGPCQTPQHDLLTNRF